One region of Nitrospira sp. genomic DNA includes:
- a CDS encoding TIGR00730 family Rossman fold protein, producing MDSPEDYSLSDAILASSSYIPADKDTEFLQRAELRSVRIGLELLKPELIQREQGIQSTIVVFGSARLQEPVAAEAALLTAERAAAQQPNDQAFQRSVSVAKRQQELSKYYEVAREFARLVSSSCQIDGRCEYVIVTGGGPGIMEAANRGAADVQAKSIGLNITLPHEQRPNPYITPELCFQFRYFALRKMHFLIRAKALVAFPGGFGTLDELFETLTLIQTGKVTGVSVVLVGRAFWERLINWEFLVEEGLIGPQDLRLFHYAETAQEAWDLIARNHDVRPKE from the coding sequence ATGGACTCTCCTGAAGATTATTCCCTCTCCGACGCCATTCTCGCTTCCTCGTCCTATATCCCTGCCGACAAGGACACTGAGTTTCTCCAACGAGCTGAACTTCGCTCCGTCCGCATCGGGCTTGAGCTTTTGAAGCCGGAGCTTATTCAGAGGGAGCAGGGGATTCAATCCACGATCGTGGTATTCGGGAGCGCCCGATTACAGGAGCCCGTTGCAGCGGAGGCGGCCCTGCTCACGGCCGAACGAGCAGCGGCTCAGCAGCCGAATGATCAAGCCTTCCAGCGCTCCGTCTCAGTCGCCAAGCGCCAACAAGAACTCTCCAAGTATTACGAGGTCGCACGTGAGTTTGCCCGGTTAGTATCCAGTTCCTGCCAGATAGACGGGCGATGTGAGTATGTCATCGTGACAGGCGGGGGACCGGGTATCATGGAAGCGGCCAATCGTGGAGCGGCAGATGTGCAGGCCAAGTCCATCGGGTTGAACATTACCCTGCCGCACGAGCAGCGCCCGAATCCCTACATCACACCAGAGTTGTGTTTTCAGTTTCGTTATTTCGCCCTTCGTAAGATGCACTTTCTCATTCGTGCGAAAGCCCTGGTTGCATTTCCCGGGGGGTTCGGCACGCTCGATGAATTGTTTGAAACATTGACTCTCATCCAAACCGGCAAAGTGACCGGGGTCAGTGTTGTGCTGGTTGGTCGGGCATTCTGGGAGCGGTTGATCAATTGGGAATTCCTTGTGGAGGAAGGACTGATTGGGCCTCAAGACCTGAGGCTCTTTCACTATGCGGAGACAGCGCAGGAAGCATGGGATTTAATTGCCCGTAATCATGATGTGAGGCCAAAGGAATGA